One window of the Candidatus Woesearchaeota archaeon genome contains the following:
- a CDS encoding leucyl aminopeptidase: protein MRVKVTSNKHWVSTKDTVFLGLFEGETKLALQGLPDEDREFLHDSMRSLSFTGKADQVLSLRLPTKINAIAVGLGPQEGFSLAQLRNAIASAIKAANKAGVKEIAFSLAISELFNKSDAAKSIAEAAIMSGYKFENFKAEKSQQTVENIVLSDANDEEKKAIEAAADAGQLFGELNIKARDLVNTPPSIATPIYMADQAKAIAKDCGLALKAYGLKEIQGMGMNGILAVNSGAHAEPRLVVMEYKANSDRTIALVGKGVCFDSGGLDIKPASAMDTMKMDKAGAIAVMVAMEAVAKLKPSINVVGIMPFVQNLVSDSSYKPGDIIRTMSGKTIEVLNTDAEGRVILSDALHFAVEKYSPEAVIDLATLTGAVIIALGNNVAALIGNDRGLVSKLIVAGSKTYERLWELPMFEDYAELMKSDHADVKNVISNTPGNPAGTITGAVFLSHFVGEAKWAHLDIAGTAWANEEKGYNSKGATGFGVRLLAQFLMDYE, encoded by the coding sequence ATGCGAGTCAAAGTAACTTCCAACAAGCATTGGGTTTCCACAAAGGACACGGTATTTCTCGGGCTGTTTGAAGGAGAGACAAAACTTGCCCTGCAGGGCCTGCCTGATGAAGACAGGGAATTTTTGCATGACAGCATGAGATCACTAAGCTTTACAGGCAAGGCTGACCAGGTATTGAGCTTAAGGCTGCCAACCAAAATAAACGCAATTGCAGTGGGCCTGGGCCCACAGGAGGGATTTTCCCTTGCACAGCTTAGAAACGCAATTGCATCAGCCATTAAAGCAGCAAACAAAGCAGGAGTAAAGGAAATCGCGTTTTCCCTGGCAATTTCTGAGCTTTTCAACAAATCCGATGCTGCAAAATCAATAGCCGAGGCAGCCATTATGTCCGGCTACAAGTTTGAAAATTTCAAGGCAGAGAAGTCACAGCAAACAGTTGAAAATATAGTCCTGAGCGATGCCAATGATGAGGAAAAAAAGGCCATTGAGGCTGCAGCAGATGCGGGCCAGCTTTTTGGGGAATTGAATATCAAGGCAAGGGATTTGGTTAATACCCCTCCTTCAATTGCAACCCCTATCTATATGGCAGACCAGGCCAAGGCAATAGCCAAGGACTGTGGCCTGGCACTAAAGGCATATGGCCTGAAGGAAATCCAGGGAATGGGCATGAATGGCATACTTGCAGTCAATTCCGGGGCACATGCCGAGCCCAGGCTTGTGGTTATGGAATACAAGGCAAATTCAGACAGGACAATTGCACTTGTCGGCAAAGGAGTCTGCTTTGATTCAGGCGGCCTGGACATTAAGCCTGCTTCTGCAATGGATACGATGAAGATGGACAAGGCAGGCGCAATTGCCGTTATGGTGGCAATGGAAGCTGTTGCAAAGCTGAAGCCAAGCATCAATGTGGTGGGCATAATGCCGTTTGTCCAGAACCTTGTAAGCGACTCATCGTACAAGCCAGGGGATATCATCAGGACAATGTCAGGCAAGACCATAGAAGTCCTTAACACAGATGCTGAAGGAAGGGTCATACTTTCAGATGCGCTGCATTTTGCTGTTGAAAAATACTCGCCAGAGGCGGTCATTGACCTGGCCACCCTGACAGGAGCCGTAATAATCGCGCTTGGAAATAATGTGGCAGCCCTGATTGGCAATGACCGCGGCCTTGTTTCAAAGCTGATAGTAGCCGGTTCAAAAACCTATGAGCGCCTGTGGGAATTACCGATGTTTGAAGATTATGCCGAGCTGATGAAAAGCGACCATGCAGATGTAAAGAATGTCATATCAAATACCCCCGGAAATCCAGCAGGCACCATAACTGGCGCAGTTTTTCTTTCGCATTTTGTCGGCGAAGCCAAGTGGGCGCACCTTGATATTGCAGGCACAGCCTGGGCAAATGAGGAAAAAGGGTATAACAGCAAAGGCGCTACGGGATTTGGCGTCAGGCTGCTGGCGCAATTTCTCATGGATTATGAATAA
- a CDS encoding TATA-box-binding protein codes for MGKKEIQVVNIVVSTSLKHDIPLEKMAATLSNTEYNPEQFPGLVIRIKEPKTSALIFSSGKIVCTGARSMDKVEESIKKIIKSLEKINVKITIKPEIKIQNIVASGTVGMDLNLNTLAMKLDNTEYEPEQFPGLVYKLPQAKATFLLFSNGKVVCTGTKSEAEVHKALDKLIENLKKVV; via the coding sequence ATGGGAAAAAAGGAAATTCAAGTGGTTAACATCGTGGTAAGCACTTCTCTGAAACATGACATCCCATTGGAAAAAATGGCTGCCACCCTCAGCAATACAGAATACAATCCGGAACAATTCCCTGGGCTTGTTATAAGGATTAAGGAGCCAAAGACTTCTGCATTGATTTTCAGCTCTGGCAAGATTGTATGCACAGGAGCCAGGAGCATGGACAAAGTGGAAGAAAGCATTAAGAAAATTATCAAAAGCCTGGAAAAAATAAATGTCAAGATCACAATCAAGCCTGAAATCAAGATCCAGAACATAGTTGCCTCAGGCACAGTTGGGATGGACCTTAACCTCAATACACTGGCCATGAAACTGGACAACACAGAATATGAGCCTGAGCAGTTCCCGGGGCTTGTTTACAAGCTGCCACAGGCCAAAGCCACATTCCTGCTTTTCAGTAATGGCAAAGTGGTGTGCACCGGAACCAAGAGTGAGGCAGAAGTGCACAAGGCTCTTGACAAGCTGATTGAAAATCTAAAAAAAGTTGTGTGA
- a CDS encoding amidohydrolase family protein — MLKLKMPFLKTEAPRDFEVWDCHTHIGTDRDGLSLEAEKLLQLMKISKLQKCVAFPFDEVAAGEDFHAPNDRIYKAFMKYPDRIIPFFRINPNFPAWKNEAVLRKSQGFKGIKLHPRAQKFKILDPKAKEVFGWASENKIPILMHTGLGMGKIGLDVRKLLSEFGSLRLIFGHAGIADLDNVIDAVRSVDNRHVYFETSVVKAYDLIDLIDRVEADRIIFGSDVPYGDMEAGVQLLKDIAEAADIDSDALANIFKNNLQRCLDGR; from the coding sequence ATGCTTAAATTAAAGATGCCTTTTCTGAAAACTGAAGCGCCCCGCGATTTTGAGGTTTGGGACTGCCACACCCACATAGGCACTGACAGGGATGGCTTAAGCCTTGAGGCAGAGAAGCTGCTCCAGCTCATGAAAATAAGCAAGCTGCAAAAATGTGTTGCCTTTCCATTTGATGAAGTCGCTGCGGGTGAGGATTTTCATGCGCCCAATGACAGGATATACAAGGCATTTATGAAATACCCTGACAGGATTATCCCTTTTTTCAGGATAAACCCGAATTTTCCAGCGTGGAAAAATGAGGCCGTGCTTAGAAAGTCCCAGGGTTTCAAGGGGATAAAGCTCCACCCGAGGGCGCAGAAGTTCAAGATTCTTGATCCAAAGGCAAAGGAGGTTTTCGGCTGGGCATCTGAAAATAAGATTCCAATCCTAATGCATACCGGCCTTGGCATGGGAAAAATTGGCCTGGATGTCAGAAAGCTTTTGTCAGAATTTGGCAGTTTAAGGCTCATTTTCGGCCATGCCGGGATCGCTGACCTTGACAATGTAATAGACGCTGTGCGCTCTGTGGACAACCGCCATGTGTATTTTGAAACATCTGTTGTCAAGGCCTATGATTTAATCGACCTCATTGACAGGGTCGAAGCGGATAGGATTATTTTCGGCTCAGATGTGCCATATGGTGACATGGAGGCAGGAGTCCAGCTCCTGAAGGACATAGCAGAAGCAGCAGATATTGACAGTGATGCACTGGCCAATATATTCAAGAATAATCTGCAAAGGTGCTTGGATGGCAGATAA
- the sufC gene encoding Fe-S cluster assembly ATPase SufC, which produces MKELEIQNLHVEVEGKEILKGINLTVNKGEVAALMGPNGSGKSTLAYTLIGHPKYKITEGKIFFKGDDITSLPVDERAKKGLFLSFQYPQEIPGVTMGNFLRTAWMSLKGEKISVMDFMKKMKEKMSMLKMDPSFSTRYLNEGFSGGEKKRAEILQMAVLEPEMAILDETDSGLDIDALKIVSEGVNSLKGHNLGVLIITHYQRILNYIRPDRVHILVNGKIAKSGGADLAHHLEEFGYDWLHEEDATGQPK; this is translated from the coding sequence TTGAAAGAGCTTGAAATACAGAATTTGCATGTCGAAGTTGAAGGCAAGGAAATACTCAAGGGAATAAACCTCACGGTCAATAAAGGCGAAGTTGCGGCATTGATGGGCCCCAATGGCTCGGGCAAAAGCACGCTGGCTTATACCCTGATTGGCCATCCTAAATACAAAATCACAGAAGGAAAAATATTTTTCAAGGGAGATGACATCACATCCCTGCCTGTTGACGAAAGGGCAAAAAAGGGCCTATTTCTCAGCTTCCAGTACCCGCAGGAAATCCCCGGGGTGACAATGGGCAACTTTTTGCGCACAGCATGGATGTCGCTCAAAGGTGAGAAGATTTCTGTCATGGATTTCATGAAAAAAATGAAGGAAAAAATGTCAATGCTGAAAATGGACCCTTCCTTCTCCACCAGGTACCTCAATGAGGGCTTTTCAGGAGGCGAGAAAAAGAGGGCCGAAATATTGCAGATGGCAGTGCTTGAGCCGGAAATGGCAATACTTGATGAAACAGACTCAGGCCTCGACATCGATGCGCTGAAAATCGTGTCAGAAGGGGTAAACAGCCTAAAGGGCCACAACCTTGGCGTGCTTATCATCACGCATTACCAGAGAATACTCAATTACATCAGGCCTGACAGGGTGCACATACTTGTCAATGGGAAGATTGCCAAGAGCGGCGGGGCAGACCTTGCCCATCATCTGGAAGAGTTTGGCTATGACTGGTTGCATGAGGAGGATGCCACAGGCCAGCCAAAATAA
- a CDS encoding SufS family cysteine desulfurase: MDVTKIRKDFPILGRKINGKSLVYLDNAATSQKPVSVISAIKNYYEKSNSNIHRSIHTLSQEATESYEGARKKTAKHVNWEEEATIFTRNTTESLNLVMRAWGMKNIRKGDEIVLTEMEHHSNLVPWQFLAKSRGAQLKFLSVDAKTGKIKTDEFHNKITGKTKLVSVCHMSNVLGTINPVDEIANIAHENGAIFVLDAAQSVPHFPFNGKQHDFDFVAFSGHKMLGPMGIGVLLGKKDILEEMDPFLFGGDMIARVELEKTEYDTIPGKLEAGTPNVAGAAGLGAAVDYLNKIGMGNVKSHCDSLTKYALEKLSEINQLTLYGPKDTKMRGSVISFSLGDVHPHDLSTLLDRDGVAVRGGHHCAMPLTKVLGVTATTRASLYLYNTKEEIDQLALSLKKASEVFKLDR, translated from the coding sequence CTGGACGTCACAAAAATCAGGAAGGATTTTCCGATTCTGGGCAGGAAAATCAATGGGAAGAGCCTGGTTTATCTTGACAACGCAGCAACCTCCCAAAAACCGGTTTCTGTAATCAGCGCCATCAAGAATTATTATGAAAAAAGCAATTCCAATATCCACCGGTCTATCCATACCCTGAGCCAGGAAGCAACAGAGTCTTATGAGGGCGCAAGGAAAAAGACTGCAAAACATGTGAACTGGGAGGAAGAGGCCACAATATTCACAAGAAACACAACAGAAAGCCTCAACCTGGTAATGCGTGCATGGGGCATGAAGAATATACGAAAAGGCGATGAAATTGTGCTCACAGAAATGGAGCATCACAGCAACCTTGTGCCATGGCAGTTCCTTGCCAAATCCAGGGGAGCGCAGCTGAAATTCCTGTCAGTAGACGCCAAAACCGGAAAAATAAAGACTGACGAATTCCACAATAAAATCACAGGAAAAACCAAGCTTGTAAGCGTCTGCCACATGTCCAATGTGCTCGGAACCATAAACCCTGTCGATGAAATTGCCAATATTGCGCATGAGAATGGGGCGATTTTTGTGCTTGATGCAGCACAGTCGGTTCCGCATTTCCCATTCAACGGAAAGCAGCATGACTTTGATTTTGTCGCATTTTCAGGCCACAAAATGCTGGGCCCCATGGGAATTGGCGTCCTGCTTGGAAAAAAAGATATCCTGGAAGAAATGGACCCTTTCCTTTTTGGAGGGGACATGATTGCGAGGGTGGAGCTTGAAAAAACAGAGTATGACACGATTCCGGGAAAGTTAGAGGCAGGGACACCAAATGTCGCAGGCGCTGCAGGACTTGGGGCAGCAGTTGATTATTTAAACAAGATTGGCATGGGCAATGTGAAGTCCCATTGCGACAGCCTGACAAAATATGCCCTTGAAAAATTAAGCGAAATCAATCAATTGACACTGTATGGCCCAAAAGACACGAAAATGCGCGGCAGTGTTATTTCCTTCAGCCTGGGGGATGTCCATCCACATGACCTCTCGACTTTGCTCGACCGGGATGGGGTTGCAGTGCGGGGCGGCCATCATTGCGCAATGCCGCTCACAAAAGTTCTGGGCGTGACTGCCACGACCCGGGCAAGCCTTTACCTCTACAATACCAAGGAAGAGATTGACCAATTGGCATTGTCACTGAAAAAAGCATCAGAGGTTTTCAAGCTGGATAGATAA
- a CDS encoding SUF system NifU family Fe-S cluster assembly protein — protein sequence MTQKPSHDTGKGQGVNFQDPLYRENILDHYRHPRNFGRIENPTVTFHGDNPICGDEIDIALQLDKNKITDAKFIGRGCAISQASASMLMETLPGKTMEQASGISKDNIMEMLGVDVNATRLKCAILPLKVLEGALFLHKKENEHKLKKRNG from the coding sequence ATGACACAGAAGCCAAGCCATGACACAGGAAAAGGGCAGGGTGTGAATTTCCAGGACCCCCTTTACAGGGAAAACATACTTGACCATTACAGGCATCCAAGAAATTTTGGCAGGATTGAAAACCCAACTGTCACATTTCACGGTGATAATCCAATTTGCGGGGATGAAATTGATATAGCCCTGCAACTGGACAAAAATAAAATTACCGATGCCAAATTCATTGGCAGGGGCTGCGCAATCAGCCAGGCTTCAGCTTCCATGCTGATGGAGACCCTGCCTGGCAAGACGATGGAGCAGGCTTCGGGAATTTCAAAGGACAATATAATGGAAATGCTGGGCGTTGATGTGAATGCAACACGGCTCAAATGCGCCATATTGCCGCTCAAAGTGCTGGAAGGCGCCCTTTTCCTGCACAAAAAAGAGAATGAGCATAAGCTGAAAAAAAGGAATGGCTGA
- a CDS encoding MoaD/ThiS family protein translates to MKIFLERQNQKISRKFNGKALDLIKQLRLNPEEILIVKNSSLVTEDEPLSDSDEVKILSVISGG, encoded by the coding sequence ATGAAAATCTTTTTGGAAAGGCAGAACCAGAAAATAAGCAGGAAATTCAATGGCAAGGCACTTGACCTTATCAAGCAGCTTCGCCTGAACCCTGAAGAAATACTGATTGTAAAAAACAGCAGCCTCGTTACTGAGGATGAGCCCTTGTCTGATTCTGATGAGGTCAAAATATTGTCTGTAATCTCCGGCGGTTAG
- the sufB gene encoding Fe-S cluster assembly protein SufB, which translates to MDPDNIIQATISKEDLDTPNEERYKFKASLGLTREIVETISRMKNEPDWMLQKRLHSFDVFMQKDIPKWGVDLSPLDLKQIIYYMRPDAERTQKWENLPEDIKKTFERLGIPAAERTVLGGAGAQYESDVVYHSLKKEWEDKGVIFEDCDVAVKKYPEIAKKYFMTKCVPAENHKFAALHGAVWSGGTFIYVPEGVKVTMPLQAYFRMNAKNMGQFEHTLIIVEKNAEVQYIEGCSAPQYSVNSLHAGCVEIFVGEGARVRYSSVENWSRNTWNLNTKRAIVEKNATMEWIGGNMGSGVTMLYPCSMLVGKNARADHISIAYAGKGQNQDTGAKVFHMAPNTTSIIKSKSISNEGGIASYRGMLKIIKGAVNSKSMVNCDALIMDDISKSNTFPFMDVKENAVDIGHEATVGKISDDQLFYLMSRGLSTEQATQMIVSGFIEPIVKELPLEYAVELNRLIQLQMEGSVG; encoded by the coding sequence ATGGATCCCGACAATATCATCCAGGCAACAATCTCCAAGGAAGACTTGGACACGCCCAATGAAGAACGGTACAAGTTCAAGGCATCGCTTGGCCTAACCAGGGAAATAGTGGAAACCATATCCAGGATGAAGAATGAGCCAGACTGGATGCTCCAGAAAAGGCTTCATTCCTTTGATGTTTTCATGCAAAAGGACATCCCAAAATGGGGGGTTGACCTGTCGCCTTTGGACCTTAAGCAGATTATCTACTACATGCGGCCCGACGCCGAAAGAACGCAAAAATGGGAAAACCTTCCTGAGGATATCAAGAAAACATTTGAAAGGCTCGGCATCCCTGCTGCTGAAAGAACGGTTCTCGGGGGTGCGGGTGCGCAATACGAGTCTGATGTTGTCTATCACAGCCTGAAAAAGGAATGGGAGGACAAGGGTGTAATTTTTGAGGATTGTGATGTTGCTGTCAAAAAATATCCGGAGATTGCGAAAAAATACTTCATGACAAAATGCGTCCCTGCAGAAAACCACAAGTTTGCGGCGCTTCACGGCGCTGTTTGGAGCGGTGGCACATTCATTTACGTTCCTGAAGGAGTCAAGGTAACGATGCCACTGCAGGCATACTTCAGGATGAATGCCAAAAACATGGGGCAGTTTGAGCACACCTTGATCATTGTTGAAAAAAATGCAGAAGTGCAGTATATTGAAGGATGCTCTGCACCACAATACAGCGTTAATTCTTTGCATGCCGGGTGCGTTGAGATATTTGTCGGCGAGGGGGCAAGGGTAAGATACAGCTCAGTTGAAAACTGGAGCAGAAACACCTGGAACCTGAACACCAAGAGGGCGATTGTGGAAAAAAACGCAACCATGGAATGGATTGGCGGGAATATGGGGAGCGGGGTCACAATGCTTTATCCCTGCAGCATGCTGGTCGGCAAAAATGCACGGGCTGACCACATAAGCATAGCTTATGCAGGGAAAGGCCAAAACCAGGACACTGGAGCCAAGGTTTTCCACATGGCGCCTAACACAACATCCATAATCAAGTCAAAAAGCATCAGCAACGAAGGGGGCATTGCATCGTACCGCGGCATGCTGAAAATCATCAAAGGCGCTGTGAACTCAAAAAGCATGGTCAATTGCGATGCGCTAATAATGGATGACATAAGCAAATCCAACACTTTCCCGTTCATGGATGTAAAGGAGAATGCTGTAGATATTGGCCATGAAGCTACTGTTGGCAAAATCAGCGATGACCAATTGTTTTATCTCATGAGCAGGGGGCTGTCAACAGAACAGGCAACTCAAATGATTGTATCTGGATTTATCGAGCCCATTGTCAAGGAACTGCCCCTTGAATATGCGGTGGAATTAAACAGGCTTATACAACTGCAGATGGAGGGGTCTGTTGGCTAA
- a CDS encoding TIGR00269 family protein has translation MKCTTCNERAVFSNPKLCKNHFTSYFEGKVKDAIRRFRLFSRKDRVAVAASGGKDSTVLLHLLRKLGYNVEALAIDEGIKGYRDKTLEILRKFCNGHETGKIRLRIYSYKKEFGAELDKMLTRMNYIPCSICGTFRRYLLNKMSRGYDKLATGHNLDDEAQSIMMNYLKNNLSITARLGPSSGIARDKKFVNRVKPLYFCSEKEVMAYSFLHGLQSDYSECPHAPESFRAKVRDALNEYERARPGTKKMIVERFVEQLPMLKQHFRKIEKKRGLAECENCGEPSHSRICKACQYSEEYSESVKARGKSPRNHHGNNDKGLNSTKAQFLQVK, from the coding sequence ATGAAATGCACAACATGCAATGAAAGGGCAGTTTTCTCCAACCCAAAATTATGCAAAAATCATTTTACTTCTTACTTTGAAGGCAAGGTGAAGGACGCAATAAGGCGTTTTAGGCTGTTTTCGCGGAAAGACAGGGTAGCTGTTGCAGCATCAGGCGGAAAGGACTCCACTGTGCTCCTGCACCTGCTCAGGAAATTGGGCTACAATGTTGAGGCACTGGCAATCGACGAGGGAATTAAGGGATATCGCGACAAGACCCTTGAAATCCTGAGAAAATTCTGCAATGGGCATGAAACAGGGAAAATCAGGCTCAGGATTTACTCATACAAAAAGGAATTTGGCGCAGAGCTGGACAAAATGCTCACACGCATGAACTATATCCCGTGCTCAATCTGCGGCACTTTCAGGAGGTACCTGCTCAACAAAATGTCAAGAGGATATGACAAGCTGGCAACAGGCCATAACCTGGATGATGAAGCCCAATCAATAATGATGAATTACCTCAAGAACAATCTCAGCATAACTGCCAGGCTTGGGCCGTCATCAGGGATTGCCAGGGACAAAAAATTTGTAAACAGGGTAAAGCCCCTGTATTTCTGCTCTGAAAAAGAGGTCATGGCATATTCATTTTTGCACGGGCTCCAATCTGATTATTCTGAATGCCCGCACGCGCCTGAATCCTTCAGGGCAAAAGTCAGGGACGCGCTTAATGAATACGAGCGGGCCAGGCCAGGAACAAAAAAAATGATTGTGGAAAGGTTTGTCGAGCAATTGCCCATGCTGAAGCAGCATTTCAGGAAAATAGAGAAGAAAAGAGGCCTGGCCGAGTGCGAAAACTGTGGGGAGCCAAGCCATTCCAGGATATGCAAAGCCTGCCAGTATTCAGAGGAATATTCTGAAAGCGTAAAAGCGCGCGGAAAATCCCCCCGAAATCACCATGGCAATAATGACAAAGGCTTAAATAGCACAAAAGCTCAGTTTTTGCAGGTTAAATAA
- the sufD gene encoding Fe-S cluster assembly protein SufD, with translation MAIRHQNTEQDFAQHGKTGKIQQWLEAMRKKAEEAFFDQKMPDKIHSMNLDMVNGMIGDGKQAKNERDSSNAQRMPQGVKIISEKSPDALARQGIIITSLAEYLEKNPGMAQGRLYSQSFTENKFAAMNSAFWNRGIAVHLQKNARSDDPIHISYELTEKLNFDRALIVAEPGSKAIIMESVHASPNSAVGNDEKILRSHAIEVFAEDSSEIFYGKIQNMPDNVYDISIKKGKISSNAKIDWMDCTFGGRTTVSECFTDLAGQGAKTNNWGLFYGNKSQKFGIFLRNQHSAQDTVSDMLTKGILDDKANSIYEGTVKIREGARGSNGYQKQDVLILSPKAAADAKPNLEIDNNDVRCTHGVTIGQLDKEKMFYLMSRGLNGQQAKRKMVEGFLEAMLSRLTVQRLKDQTSQIIAEIMENMPTDNTKPNGGAA, from the coding sequence ATGGCAATAAGGCACCAAAACACAGAACAAGATTTTGCCCAACATGGCAAAACAGGAAAAATACAGCAATGGCTTGAGGCCATGAGAAAAAAGGCTGAAGAAGCTTTCTTCGACCAAAAGATGCCCGACAAAATCCATAGCATGAACCTTGACATGGTCAATGGCATGATTGGCGACGGGAAACAGGCAAAAAATGAAAGGGATTCTTCGAACGCGCAAAGGATGCCGCAGGGAGTGAAAATAATTTCCGAAAAAAGCCCTGATGCCCTTGCCAGGCAGGGCATAATCATCACGAGCCTTGCAGAGTACCTTGAAAAAAATCCAGGAATGGCCCAAGGCAGGCTATACTCGCAGAGCTTCACGGAAAATAAATTTGCAGCCATGAATTCAGCTTTCTGGAACAGGGGGATTGCAGTGCACCTGCAAAAAAATGCAAGGTCAGATGACCCAATTCATATTTCATATGAACTTACTGAAAAGCTAAATTTTGACAGGGCATTGATTGTGGCAGAGCCAGGCAGCAAAGCCATAATCATGGAATCAGTCCATGCCTCTCCCAATTCTGCTGTTGGCAATGATGAAAAAATATTGAGAAGCCACGCAATTGAGGTTTTTGCAGAAGACAGCTCTGAGATTTTCTATGGGAAGATACAAAACATGCCTGACAATGTATATGACATCAGCATAAAGAAGGGAAAGATTTCCAGCAATGCAAAAATTGACTGGATGGACTGCACTTTCGGCGGCAGGACAACAGTGTCAGAATGCTTCACAGACTTGGCAGGGCAAGGCGCCAAAACCAACAACTGGGGTTTATTCTATGGGAACAAGTCCCAAAAATTCGGCATTTTCCTGAGAAACCAGCATTCTGCACAGGATACAGTCAGTGACATGCTGACCAAGGGAATTTTGGATGACAAGGCGAATTCAATCTATGAAGGCACTGTGAAAATACGGGAGGGTGCAAGGGGCTCAAACGGCTATCAAAAGCAGGATGTTTTAATCCTCAGCCCAAAGGCAGCTGCAGATGCAAAGCCAAACCTTGAAATTGACAATAATGATGTGAGATGCACGCACGGAGTCACGATTGGGCAGCTCGACAAGGAAAAAATGTTTTACCTCATGAGCCGAGGGCTGAATGGGCAACAGGCAAAAAGAAAAATGGTGGAAGGCTTTCTTGAAGCAATGCTTTCCAGGCTGACTGTGCAACGGCTAAAAGACCAAACCTCGCAAATAATCGCTGAAATAATGGAGAACATGCCAACTGACAATACCAAACCAAATGGCGGTGCTGCCTGA
- a CDS encoding DUF4346 domain-containing protein codes for MKMRIIKGSYDKYKDWKMDPKGYFLIRINQRLERMEVGYCPGLPKKGKHGIKAMVTGKTPQEIYFTMAKLGMVSRLDHAAYLGKELEKAYVAMQLGLKYVQDDELVNKENKIKGKRK; via the coding sequence ATGAAGATGCGCATTATCAAGGGAAGCTATGACAAGTACAAGGACTGGAAAATGGACCCAAAGGGCTATTTTCTGATAAGGATAAACCAGAGGCTCGAGAGGATGGAAGTAGGCTACTGCCCCGGGCTGCCAAAAAAGGGAAAGCACGGCATAAAGGCAATGGTGACAGGCAAGACCCCGCAGGAAATATATTTCACAATGGCAAAGCTTGGCATGGTCTCCAGGCTGGACCACGCCGCCTATCTTGGGAAGGAGCTTGAGAAGGCCTATGTTGCCATGCAGCTCGGCCTGAAGTATGTGCAGGATGATGAGCTGGTTAACAAGGAAAATAAAATCAAGGGCAAAAGGAAGTAG